AATTTCTGCTACACGGCTTGTCCTATCGTGAATGGAGACCGTCCGTGCAGCAAAAAGGTCACCAATAACGGAGACGGGACTTGGCGATGCGAGAAATGCGACAAGTGCGTGGATGAGTGTGACTACAGGTATATATTGCAGCTGCAGTTACAGGACCATACGGGAGTGACGTGGGCCACAGCGTTTCAGGAGGCTGGTGAGGAGATAATGGGAATGCCTGCGAAAGATTTGTATTATATGAAGAATGAGGATCGTGATGAGGAGAAATTTGAAGACATCGTCCGCAAGGCCGCTTTCACCAAGTACATTTTCAAGCTGAAGGTGAAGGAAGAAACTTTTAGTGACGAAAGCCGTGTGAAAGCAACAGTTGTGAAAGCTGAGAAGCTGGACTATTCTTTAGACACCAGGTCCCTGCTAGAGGCAATGAATAAACTCAGAACGGAAGATGCAAATCCTCTCACTGTAAACCCTGAGGGTTCCAACTACAGGTCTGGTGCGTTTAATTCCGGTGTTGGAACCTCCGGAACCAGAGAGACCTCATCAGCTGACGTGCCTCGCAGAGAGTTTGGACTACCTGCAGCAAACCAAGTGAATCAGTTCGGTAATCAACAGAGTAGCAAGTCAAGACCCCTTGGTGGTGTTACTTTATGTGATGCGTGTGGGAGCAATGCTCATGTTTTTGCCAACTGCCCAAGCTTTCTAAGTGAGCCACAAGGACAACACATGAATAGCGCTTACGGGAACACACCGGGAAGAAACGCAGGTGGAGGCATGCCAAGGCAACACGAAAGATGATTTTGCTCTGTATCATTCTCTTTACTCTGGAAAAATTAAACTTCTGTGATCATAATCTGATTCAAGCAACGTCTTTACAGGGGAATTATTCACCTTTTATTATCACCAATTTTTAAGGAATAAAAGGCTGTTTTACACAACATTACTGAATTATAAATCCTTCCAACACAAAACATTGCATAGTAATTTTGTAGTTTTAATAAGAACATGTATCAATAGCAGAGCCCAGTTGATTTAGCAGATTCTCCAACATTCGCATTGTAATAAACCTCCTTCACTCCTTCCCCTGCACCACAATGTCCTTTAGCAAAGCCTGAACCATCAGAGACCTCATTGTATCCATCACCCGCGGTAACAGTGGATGTTTCAGCAACTGTATTAGCAGCCAACGCTTTGAGACGGTAACGTTCAGCTCTTGACCCAATGACCTGTCCCAAGATCGAAGCTCCGATGGTCAAAGCCATGGCTGCTTTAGGCATCAGCACAGATTTCCTGAGCATAGCTATGAAAGGCACAGCAGCATGGACCGCCACAAACCAAGAAGGCGAAAACTTTATGGTGTGTTCTCTCCAAACACCGAGAGGCACGTTTGCAGCCATCCCCATGAGAGCGATTGCGAGCATCTTTTCAGGTAAAGGCTGGGGGCGAAGGCTTTTAACCAAAGGGGTCTTGGAAAGCGCAGCTCTTGCGGCTACTATAGGAGCTGGACATCTAAACTTCATACCAGGCGGTGGCTGTAATGCTTTAGCAACAAGAGGCATGACTTTGCTTGCAGCTCTGTAAGATTTAGCGATTGGACAGTTCCCTGTTTTTAACCATTCGTCACCAACAGCCTCGTGTTTCGATGTGTCCCCAGACTGCACAAAAGCAAAACCGAATAAGTTGCTGATCTCCCCATAGTAAAGACTAACATTCTTACCTCTTGTTTTTTGGGTTTCTTCTGTTGTTTCTTGAACTTGTCAGAGAAAGGACCAAACCCAAAAGGTCCTCCAGGACCAAAAGCTGATAGGCTTATGGTAGCTACCTTCCCCGCAAGAGGATTGAACTGCGGAGCAGCACGAGGAGTCTCATCTTCGACATCATCTCTGAAACTAGAATGTCCAGATAACGGCACGATACCGTCTTTGCCATGGAAGAGCTTGAAAGCTGAATCAAAGCCCGGACCATCCTCAAAAATCGGACCTTTGCTACCTTCGTGCACCTGAAAGACAAAAGTCAAGTCCTTTAACCACCACTGAATCAAAGGGTTTAAGGGTAAGAAAAGTTTACAGGAACTGGGAAACTCAAGGAGGAGAGGGAGAAGCTGGTAGGCTTGTTGATGTTTCTGAGGAAAGGGCACTTTTGGATGATGCTTTCGGCAACGAAGGGACACTGGGATGATTTTTGATCCATTGATTTCCTTTTCTCTGAGCAAAATAGCCTGAGAAATTGAAAATAAAAAAAAAATAAAAAAGAGCAAACCCAGGATAAGAAGAACACAATTGAAACACTCAGGACTTCAAATTATACACTTGGCGATTAAAATCACACGAAAATAAGAATCGTTCAGTAGAATTTCGAATGAGCTATAACGTTATAGATTTAAGGAATTAACAAATCGATCGCTAAACTTATACAAGATATCTGATTCATATGCGAGCAAACAAATATAACGAACGGATCGATGATAAATCACGAACTCGAATCGAGAGAATCAATTACCTGAGAATTTTTTTGGTTCTTCACGCCGGAAGAATTTTTGCAGAGAGCTGATTTTGATTAAAACGTGTGGCCAACACAGACGTGTATAAGAGTTTGTATGATTGTTACCGGCTGGGTCGGTGAACCGTGGAGCTATTTCCTTTTAGAGAAACCGAGATCGCCGGTTGATACGATTTTTGTGGTTGACTTTTTATAAAGCACGTGGTTGTATTCGGTGAGAAAATCCAAGTAGCGTGAGTGTTTGGTAATCTAGATGGATCCCATGCCGTTTTGTCGTTATGATAATCTGATCCAACGGTAGAGATTTGTGGAGTTGCTCGAGTGGTTGTGGTGGATAACATACGCCAAGCATTATAACATTGTTTTGTACTCACGTGTCACCGTGAGAATGAAATTCAGAATTTTTAGAGAAATATGTTGGTACATCTTAACTTATATTATGTTTTTTATTAAATTAACTATTAAATTGATAAATAGTATAGAAAATAATATTTTCATTTACCTTAAGTAAAAGCTACGAAATTGTCTAATATGGTTAATGTATATATGACAATTAATGATTATGAATAATAAATATTTAATAATAATTTTTGTATCTTAGCTCTTTTTTGTTTAATTTTATATTATTAAAAAAAAATTAAACAACCACATTAACCTTATACTAAACAAAATTATTTTTTTTTATTATATGTTATATTTTGAATTTTTAAAACGATTATAAATTACTAAAAACATTAAATGTCTCACATTAAAATTTTGTGATCAATGGTTTAATTTTTTTTTTGGTAATAACAAGATACAAATGATCATAAATCGTATGAATATGAAATCTCATTTACTAGACATTCACATTATATATTAATATAGTTTAAAATTAAACTATATAACATAGAAAAATACTTAAATATGATAATTTCGAAAATTGTATTGGAAAAGTATTGAAACCTTAATATTTTAATTTTGAAATTTGCATTCAAAAAATCGCACATTAGAAATTTTGTGTTTATCACAAGAGTGTAAATTCTCAATAATAAATATTTATATTAAAATATACTATATATCTATGTCCATGTCATTAGAATTTAGTTATATACCATATAAAATAAATAAAATGATTGTTTTGATTTATTTACAAAAAAATATCCTAAATAAACAAGATGTATTGTTTTGATTTATGTGTTTACTCTAATTTAATTATATACATAATACGTAAATGAATACAAATAAATAATAATAGATAAAAAATATTTTTATATATAACATTCATCCCGCGCAAATTGCGCGGATCTTAAGCTAGTTTAGATTTATTTTACCAACTGGATTATCAAATTGTATAGTTTTCCTATAATTTTGGAAGGAAAAAGGTAATTTTTATTTCTTATAGCTAATAACAAGTTGAAAAGGTTTTTATGGATATTCAGATTGCATAATATCAGATAATTAATTTTGTTTTATGCGGAAAAGGAAGCTATAAAGTATAATAAACTTCATATATAACGTAAATTTTTTTTTTGAAAAGTTAGATTATTTGTCATAGCTAATACTATTACAATAAAATAAGTACCCTACCCCGTTTTCCAATCAAATTATCCCTAATTACTAGTTTGTATTAAGAAAAATATAAAGTAAAAGAAATAAATCTATGTTATTCTTTTTGGCTATTGATAAGTTTTTTGAGAAATTGCACCCTGTAGTGGTACAAAAAAACTATAATTTATCCGGTAACCAATTACCCTAACTTACCGATATACCATGAAACTTTTATAGAATATTACTATTTTGTCCTTGTATCCAACCGGCAAAACCTGTAAACAAAAACAATTTTCATTAATAATTAATAACAGAAAAAGTGACTTGTGGCCCTTTAACATTAACACACTATCTATAGAGGTGATTGATAGACCATGGATTTTACACACTTTTAGCCATGGTTTATGAGTATTTTAATATATATTTACTACAATATAGAGTCTATTTAGATATTTACAGGTTCATGGATTATTTGGAAGAATGTGGTTATTTTGGTGTCTTTTGAATGCAGAGCTGCACAGACGCGTCAGATGTTTAGCTATGGATGAAGAGCTTCCCACCGTTAGATTGAGCCCATCTTTTGACAAAAAATAGAGCTTTGAGTTAGATTTCCAATGCCGCTGGTTTGACGTCAATTAGCATCATGTAGCAGAAGTTATTCCCGTTTTACTGAAGAGTGGCCAGTCTGTCTCGTGAGAGAAACCTGTCAAGGAGATGAAGGACTGTCGATCGACGATGATACCAGAATATGGGCCGAGCATATTGTATGACCGACTGAAGCTCAGAAGCAACCACAAATTACTAGAATACCCTTGGACGACCAAAAACCCTATTTATGTGTTTTCTAAGCCATTGTTAACGGCTACGCTTTCTATTATTCATAGTTCTAGGTTAGGAGAGAAGAGAGTAACTCCTTCAGAGTACTCTTGGAACTCCTTTGGTTTCTTTACTTGGTTTTATATTTTATTTCTATTCAGCTTATGATTTCTGTGACAAACATCATGCATGAGTAGATCCACCTGCTAGGTTTAAGAATTTCTATGGTTCTGAATGAACTTCTGAATTATATGATTCTTAGGATATCTAAAGATCTCTACATCAAGATAGCTTGTAATACTAGGATCTAGAGTAGTTGGAAAATCTCGAGAGTGTGACTAATTGCTTGAACCTAGAATCATAGGAAAATTAAGAGGCATAAGAGTGCAATCAATTAATGGAACCCGAATCCTGCTGGATTAGATACCTAGGCGCATACTAGCGTTGGTTTAGAAGGTGAGGGGTAGGGTTGGGATCATCATTAACTTCTTGCATGCAATTATAGACATTTTATAATGTCACCAATATGTACTATGTTATTTATTTTGTTCCATTATATTTGGATTTAATGTTTATATTTGGGTTTAGAGTTTATGTTTGAGTTAGGGTTTAATAATTAGAGTTTAGGGTTTAGTATTTAGTATTTAGAAGGTGAATGAATATGGTTGTGGTCAACATTAACTTCTTCCATGCAATTGTGGAAATTTCATAATTTTACCGATATGTATGTATGTTATTTATTTTATTCTATTATATTTGGGTTTAGGATTTATATTTGGGTTTAGGGTATAGTGGTTAGAGTTTAAGGTTTAGTATTTAGGGGTCGAGGTGGGATTGGGATAAGGTTTAATATCTAGGAATTGGGGTTGACAAATGTTTAGTATTTACGGGTTGTAGGTGAGATTATAATCCTATAATATTTCCACGATATGGAATAACACTCAATTAACATTAAGGGAATGTCTTCATACAATTCGCCTTCTTCATTGCCTTTTTATTTCTTCTTATCAAAATAGAGTGACTGAGGTTATTAATTGGAATACATAATATATTGGAAGAGATTTTATTTTTGGCCACTGAAAACAATAACTTTGTATGCGGTAAACGAGTGTGTGGTGTTGGTGGTGTTATGTGGTGTGATAATTAATTGTAGAGTTTTCCAACTGACTACATCATCCATTTATTCTTTCTTTCACCGACTACTTGTAAGAAATAAGGGTAGAACCGGCTAAAAAACAGGTTAAATGTTAGTTAGCTAATTATGTCAAAATCATGTGCATTTTTTTAATTTTCACTCTCAAATTGGCTATTCAGAAAATAAGCCCATGTTTTTTTATGTATATTTATAAACTTGCTGTAGAAATCCTGATTACTCACCAGGTCTTGTAGATATAAACTCAAGCAGCAATAAAAAAACTGTTCTTACTCTCCCCATACTTACCCTAATCCGATCAGATATCCCTGCATTAAGCGGTTCGTACCAGTAATATATTCAAATTCAGAAACTTTATGACAGAAAAGAGGTGATTGTGTAAAGATATTGGGATAAGTATGTTTACATGTCTTACTTTTAAGATGATTTTTATCCCATACTTATCAGGCGTATTTTTTTGGGCAAATCTCAAAGGAATGCTACCAAAGTCAGACAAGATCGAATCTTATATGACTTAAGGATTCTATGATTGTACGACAAGAGGTTTATAGCAATTCTTCGGTCTAAGACCATCTCCAATGGTTGCTTATATTTTTTATAATGAAGTACTATAAAAATAGAAAAAAAGTTTTACTCCAATGGTTACCTCTATTTTCTACTCTAAAAAAATAATATTCTAAGTATATTATTTTTCTATTTATTGATTAATTTATTATACAATCATTAAATTTTAAAATATTAAAAATTTAACCTTTTGTTTATTTTATAACAGTACACTACCACAATACAAATGGTTATATTTTAAAATTAAAATTTTATTATAATATATAATTATAACAAACGATATAATAAATATATTTAAATTTTTAAAGTTATACTATATTTTTTATTTTTGGTGAAAAATGAAAACATGTAAAAGTGAGGGGTCATTTAGAGAAAGTTTCACTCTCTAAAAATATAGTAAATTAATAGTGTTACTCTATATTTGGCGTATTACCATTGAAGTGACTTATACTCTATATTTGACGTTTAGAAGGAAAAACAGATTAACATTGGAGATGCTATAAGGATAGATTCTACCAATGATATTGTACTTAGAATAGACATCACAAAACCAGAAACAACCAT
This genomic interval from Brassica oleracea var. oleracea cultivar TO1000 chromosome C2, BOL, whole genome shotgun sequence contains the following:
- the LOC106327188 gene encoding uncharacterized protein LOC106327188 — its product is MDQKSSQCPFVAESIIQKCPFLRNINKPTSFSLSSLSFPVPVHEGSKGPIFEDGPGFDSAFKLFHGKDGIVPLSGHSSFRDDVEDETPRAAPQFNPLAGKVATISLSAFGPGGPFGFGPFSDKFKKQQKKPKKQESGDTSKHEAVGDEWLKTGNCPIAKSYRAASKVMPLVAKALQPPPGMKFRCPAPIVAARAALSKTPLVKSLRPQPLPEKMLAIALMGMAANVPLGVWREHTIKFSPSWFVAVHAAVPFIAMLRKSVLMPKAAMALTIGASILGQVIGSRAERYRLKALAANTVAETSTVTAGDGYNEVSDGSGFAKGHCGAGEGVKEVYYNANVGESAKSTGLCY